The Brachyspira hyodysenteriae ATCC 27164 sequence CCTAAAATAAATGGTATTGGCATATTATTACTCCTTTTGAAATTAACCTATCTCTACTAAATCTCTTATACTTTTATAAACACTTGCATTAGCATATACAAGGTTATCTATTTCTTTACCTACAATATCACTGATTCCAAGTTTATTTTTTAAATATTTAAAATAAGAATTAAATTTTTTATCAGTGGATGTTGTTAAAGTTAATAGTTCAAAATATATAATTTTTTTTAATATATTATCATTTATATTTTCCAAACATTGAGAATACCTGCTCCAAACTTTTTTTACAACTATTTTCTCTTTAAAATCATAATCATTATTTCTTACTATCTCAGATATATACTCTTCCAATTCGCTAATAAAAGACAATAATTCAGATATCTCATATTCATTCAAATTTGATATTTCAGCAATAGATTTTTTTATATTAAAAGATAATACAGAATCTATATCATCTTTATTATAATAATCATAATCTTGCAAAGTAAAATAGTTATTATATATTTTTGAAATAACATACAACTGAGCTATAAATGATTTTTTTATTTCAATATTTTCAATGTAACTTAAATACATAATTATATCCTTTCATTAAAAATAAATTCATTAGTTCTTTCATTTAAAACTAATACGGTATTAATCATATCTTTCATTTCTTCTACTACTGAATTATCAACCTTACATTTTTTAGCTACTGCATTCACAACTTCTTTTTCATAATCATCATATTGGTTATTGCATAAAGCACAGGATATGATTTCAAAAAGAAATTTTTTAGCTTCTTCTTGCCTATAATCAGGATCAAAATTATCATCTATTATTTTTTTAAAACGGGTTATTATTTTTTCTTTTTCTACACCTAATATTTTATTTAAAGTGCTTTCAGGACAAGGTCTGCCGAGCATTTCAAAATATATTAAATCTATTTGCTTTCTCTCATCTTCATCTATCTCATTATCAACAGCCATAAAAGCAGCTAAACTTCTTGCCACTTTCTTTTTTTCATCTTCATCATATATATTTTCACATAATTCAGAAAGAAACATATAATCTCCTTTTTTATATATTTTTTATTATTTAAATTGTTAATGTATCAA is a genomic window containing:
- a CDS encoding tellurite resistance TerB family protein, producing MFLSELCENIYDEDEKKKVARSLAAFMAVDNEIDEDERKQIDLIYFEMLGRPCPESTLNKILGVEKEKIITRFKKIIDDNFDPDYRQEEAKKFLFEIISCALCNNQYDDYEKEVVNAVAKKCKVDNSVVEEMKDMINTVLVLNERTNEFIFNERI